The Flavobacterium johnsoniae genomic sequence TGCACAAAACTTTCTTTAATGTCGTCCAAATATCCTAAACCATTGTATTGTGTTAAAGCTGAACCAAAACTTTGATTTACTTTTCCGCGAACCAAATTCATATTCTGGCGAATTCCAGAAAGAGCAGGAGAAGCATTGTCTTTTATTTCTCCATATTTATCTACAATTGCATCAATTGCAGAGATAATATCTTTTGTTAATTCTACTCGAGAAGCTCTTGCATTTAAGTTTGGATAATAGTCATCGAATTTTTTAAGGAAATTCAACAAGACATTTGTAGTCGCAGAAAGATTGGCAATTTTTCTGAAACTTCCTACTTCAAGAAAGCTGTCTTCAATTGCTAAGAATTTAATTTCATGAGTGATAGCTTCAAATCCGTGATTCGGAATTGCGTTGTTATTTTGAAAAGAAGAAACATATTCTGATGTCTGCATTAATGACTGCATCAATTCTTCTTTATTTCTAATTGGTTTTATTTGTAAAGCCTTTTCTTTTCCAATGTCGGTGTTGCATCCATCAGAAATGGTTTCTAATACTGTTGGAAATTGTAAGTCTTGTAACGTTTTTTCGGTAATGCTGATCATTTAATTTCTTTATGAAAGTAAAGGCAAAAGTACGAAAACATTCATGAATTATTAATTGTGAATTATTAATTGTGAGTTTTTAGTTTGCTTAATTTTTAACTTTCGACTTTTGACTTTGGACTTTTTGATTTTTAGTATTAATTGCTGAAATTCGCATAAAAAAAATTATGGACGTAAAAATGCATTCTTCTTGGAAACCTATTTTGAATGAAGAGTTTGAAAAACCATATTTCAATACATTAATTGATTTCGTAAAGTCAGAGTACGCGACTAAAGTTTGTTATCCAAAAGGCAACCAGATTTTTTCAGCTTTTGATCATTGTCATTTTGACGAAGTGAAAGTTGTTATTATCGGGCAAGATCCTTATCATGGACCAAATCAGGCAAATGGTTTATGTTTTTCTGTAAATGACGGGATTCCATTTCCGCCTTCACTTCAAAATATATTTAAAGAAATTCATGATGATTTTAATATACCGATGCCTAGTAGTGGAAATTTAGAACGTTGGGCAGATCAAGGTGTTTTTCTTTTAAATGCAACTTTAACTGTTCGTCAATCTGAAGCAGGAAGCCATCAAGGAAAGGGGTGGGAAAAATTTACCGATGAAGTTATCAGACAGATTTCTGCTAAAAAAGAGAATGTTGTGTTTTTACTTTGGGGTGGCTTCGCTCAGAAGAAAGCTGCTTTGATTGATGCATCAAAACATTATATTTTAAAATCAGGACATCCTTCGCCTTTAAGTGCAAACAGAGGTTTTTGGTTTGGAAATAAACATTTTAGCCAAACTAATGAATTCTTGAAATCTAAAGGATTGAAAGAAATTGAGTGGTAATTTTTTTTAAGTTACAAAGTTTCAGAGTTACAAAGGTGCAAAGTTTTTTCCTTTGGCTTTTTAGCTTTTCATTAAATAAAAAGATTAAACTTTAATATTGTGAATTCGACTTAAAGAGAAATCGCACTACAAACTCTACAAAGAATAAATTTTACTTTGCGGAAATTCTAGTGCGATTTCTCTTTTCAGTCGAAATGAAAAAGACTTTATTTTTTAATAATTTCTTCTAAAACAGCTTTATTTTCATAATTAACCACTTTTAGAATAATCTCTTGATTTTTTACAGTTTTTCCTTCAATAATATAAAGTTTGCCTTTATTCATTGGAACATTGCTTTTATCAAAATCAACATCTCCGTAAGTTAATGTGTTTTTAATATCTGCGGTATCAACCCATTTTTCATTTAAAGTCTGAATAGCTTTTTCAGAATATTGAAAAGGTTTTGTTCTTAGATTGTTTAAAACTCGGGCATTTGGAAAATAATTACAACGAGTGTCTTTTCCGCTAAAAATAGCTGCTACGACAAAACATCCCATTACAAGACCAATTAAATAATATGCAAAACGGTGTACGAACTTCATGAAATAATTTTTTTGCAAAGGTACATTAAAGTTCCTTTAAAAAACAAGTAAATTAATATCGTTGTCAGGAAGATCAAACCAGTCGCCAATAGCTTTATTTGTTAGAATTCCATGATATAAATAAATTCCGTTTTTGAGACCTTTATTGCATCTAATGGCGCTTTCAATTCCACCATCTTCGGCTATCTGATGAAGATATGGCGTTAAGATATTACTGATTGATAATGAGGCGGTTTTAGAATATCTTGAAGGTATATTTGGTACACAATAGTGCAGAACGTTGTTTTTGATAAAAGTTGGTTTTTCGTGAGTTGTCACTTCAGAAGTTTCAAAACAACCGCCAGTATCAATGCTAACATCGACAATTACGGCTCCTTTTTTCATATGTTCAACCATAGTTTCGTTGACTACAATCGGACATCTTTCTTTTCCGCGCATTGCGCCAATTGCAACATCACAACGTCTTAAAGCTTTTAAAAGTCCTTTTTGCTGTATAGTTGAAGTGAAAATTCGCTGATTTAAATTGTTTTGTAAACGGCGTAATTTAGTGATAGAATTATCAAAAACTTTTACGTTTGCACCAAGTCCAATTGCAGTTTTTGCAGCAAATTCTCCGACAGTTCCTGCTCCAAGAATTACGACTTCGGTAGGAGGAACTCCAGTAATATTTCCAAATAAAAGTCCTTTTCCAAATTCGTCGGTAATCATTAATTCGGCAGCAATAAGAATTGAAGCGGTTCCTGCAATTTCGCTTAAAGATTTTACGGCAGGATAAGAACCGTCTTCGTCTTTAATATATTCAAAAGCTAAAGCAGTGATTTTCTTTTTTGCTAAAGCTTCAAAGTATTCTTTCTTCTTAGTTTTAAGCTGAATGGCCGAAATGATAACGGTTTCTGGATTTATCATTTCTATTTCTGCTAATGTTGGCGGTTCAACTTTTAATAGAAAGGGACAGCCAAAAACTCTTTTTGCATCTTTTGTTATTTCTGCGCCAGCATCTGCGTATTCCTTATCAGTATAACTCGAACTTTCTCCAG encodes the following:
- a CDS encoding alanine dehydrogenase, which produces MSITLTPFTKQQLLPQEEKLEVGRFKRELFIGIPKETSYQERRICLTPDAVNSLTYAGHRVMIESGAGESSSYTDKEYADAGAEITKDAKRVFGCPFLLKVEPPTLAEIEMINPETVIISAIQLKTKKKEYFEALAKKKITALAFEYIKDEDGSYPAVKSLSEIAGTASILIAAELMITDEFGKGLLFGNITGVPPTEVVILGAGTVGEFAAKTAIGLGANVKVFDNSITKLRRLQNNLNQRIFTSTIQQKGLLKALRRCDVAIGAMRGKERCPIVVNETMVEHMKKGAVIVDVSIDTGGCFETSEVTTHEKPTFIKNNVLHYCVPNIPSRYSKTASLSISNILTPYLHQIAEDGGIESAIRCNKGLKNGIYLYHGILTNKAIGDWFDLPDNDINLLVF
- a CDS encoding DUF4258 domain-containing protein produces the protein MKFVHRFAYYLIGLVMGCFVVAAIFSGKDTRCNYFPNARVLNNLRTKPFQYSEKAIQTLNEKWVDTADIKNTLTYGDVDFDKSNVPMNKGKLYIIEGKTVKNQEIILKVVNYENKAVLEEIIKK
- a CDS encoding uracil-DNA glycosylase produces the protein MDVKMHSSWKPILNEEFEKPYFNTLIDFVKSEYATKVCYPKGNQIFSAFDHCHFDEVKVVIIGQDPYHGPNQANGLCFSVNDGIPFPPSLQNIFKEIHDDFNIPMPSSGNLERWADQGVFLLNATLTVRQSEAGSHQGKGWEKFTDEVIRQISAKKENVVFLLWGGFAQKKAALIDASKHYILKSGHPSPLSANRGFWFGNKHFSQTNEFLKSKGLKEIEW